AACGCGCTCGCCCGGCTCGGCGCGGCGCTGCACCTTGCCGTAGGTCTCCTCGGCGAGTGCGCGAACCTCGTCCGGCGTCACGTCGCCGGCGACGACCAGGATGGCGTTGTTGGGGGTGTAGTAGCGCTTGTAGAAGCTGAGCGCGTCGTCGCGGGTCAGCGCCTCGACCTCGTGCTTCCAGCCGATGATCGGGCGCGAATAGGGGTGCGCCATGTAGAGGGTGGCGTCGAGCTCCTCGCCGAGCTGAGCGGAGGGATCGTTGTCGGTGCGGCTGGAGCGCTCCTCGAGAACCACCTGCAGCTCGGACGTGACGTCCTCGGGCGCCAGCACCAGGCCGGTCATCCGGTCGGCCTCGTATTCCATCATCAGGCCGAGATGGTCCTTGGCCACCTTCTGGAAATAGGCGGTGTAGTCGGAAGAGGTGAAGGCGTTCTCCTGGCCGCCGATGTCGGCGACCACCTTGGAGAACTCGCCGGCCGGGTGCGCCTCGGTGCCCTTGAACATCAGATGCTCGAGGAAATGGGCGATGCCGGACTTGGTCGGCGGCTCGTCGGAGGCCCCGACCCTGTACCACACCATGTGGGTGACCACCGGGGTGCGGTGATCCTCGATGACGACGACCTTGAGGCCGTTGTCGAGATCGAAGGTCGTCACCGCGTCGGCGGAAGCGGCGCCCGCCGGCGCGCTGAAAGCAAAGCCGTAGGCCATCATTGAAACCAGTGCCGGAAAAACCAGACGTATCGCTGCGACTGCTCGCATCGGGCTACCCTCACGTAGTTGGCCGCCCCGGTCCGTTCAACCGGCGCGACGCTGCCAAACGATATAGACGGGTGCCCCGTCCGGCGCCACCACGCTCCCGAAGTCGTGATCGGCCGGACCTCCTCTGACGTCCAGGTATTAACTGTTGCCCCACAGCTTGGAGAAAAAGCCCTTCTTC
This Microbaculum marinisediminis DNA region includes the following protein-coding sequences:
- a CDS encoding M16 family metallopeptidase encodes the protein MRAVAAIRLVFPALVSMMAYGFAFSAPAGAASADAVTTFDLDNGLKVVVIEDHRTPVVTHMVWYRVGASDEPPTKSGIAHFLEHLMFKGTEAHPAGEFSKVVADIGGQENAFTSSDYTAYFQKVAKDHLGLMMEYEADRMTGLVLAPEDVTSELQVVLEERSSRTDNDPSAQLGEELDATLYMAHPYSRPIIGWKHEVEALTRDDALSFYKRYYTPNNAILVVAGDVTPDEVRALAEETYGKVQRRAEPGERVRPREPEPRAARTVSMSSPRVQQESVRIAWLAPSYRTAEPGEAEALDVLAGILGGGANSRLYRSLVVDGGEAAAAGGFYQGSALDDSRFMVYGVPTPDIALDTLAQAADGVIADLVAGGVTEAELTRVKNALIAESVYAQDSQSSLARIYGTALTTGGTVADIAAWPDRIRAVTADQVVDVARKYLTPERSVTAYLRAEPQEQASVPQGGATGAAEPAGESAVQ